Within bacterium, the genomic segment CACAATTACCTTTTCATGGATTATATCATCAGAAAACTTAGCTTTTTCCTTTCTAAATAACCTTATCTGCTTATCAGAACATCCCCCAAATCTTAAGAATTTCCCCAGAAAAAATAGCCTTCTGGGAATATAATAAGCCTCCTCCTTCCTGACTTCTGACTTTAATAATATTATCTCCTCCCTTAATTCAGGGCTTACCCTCTCATCCGCATCAATGCTTAATACCCAATTAAGGCTTGCCAATTGCCTGGCATATTCCTTCTGAGGCCCATACCCTTGCCACTTTTTTTGAAATATCTTGTCGGTATATTCTTTGGCAATCTCTAGGGTTTTGTCATTTGAGCCAGAATCAACGATTACAATCTCATCTGCCCATTTAACAGATTCCAAGCAATCCCTTATATTTTTTTCTTCGTTATAGGTGATTACGATGCAAGAGATTGAGTTCATTGATTGTTTTTTCAATTATTTCAAGGTATCTTGTCTTATCTACACCCTTTATACAAAGATAATCCTTGCATTTTTTCACATTACACTTTTCTTTACAACCAGGGTCATACTCAATAAATCGGTGCAGCCGATTATTTGGTGGTGTCCAGTTATAGGGGTTTGTCTTTCCAAAGACAATGACGGTTGGGATATCACATGATGTAGCAATATGTTTTAATCCATTATCGCATCCAATATAAAGATTAAACCCTTTAATTACCGCCCTTGCCTTTTTTAGGGAGAAAACCTGGCAATCAAAAACACTTTCTTTAAACCTCATTTTTTCTTTTACTTCAAGTGCATAAGATTCCTCACCCGGGCCATATAGCAAAACTATTTTTGCCCTGTATTTTTCAATTAAGGAATCGGCAATAAATCCAAATCTCTCCGCTGGCCAGCGATTGTATTCCATAGAGGCAACCGCGCAAAGACCAATAATAAAGCCATTTGCTCTCTTTGGCTCTTCATCTTTGCAAAAAAATTCAAGCCTACAATCTTCTTCATATATTCCAAGGGGTTTCAATAAATCCAATTTATCAAGGCAAGAATAGCGATTTTTGTCACCACTTAAGGAAACCTTTACATTATAGACAAAAGACCTTACTCGAAAATTCCAACCAACCTTTGTCTTTGCTCCGGTTAAGAGAG encodes:
- a CDS encoding glycosyltransferase family 2 protein; the protein is MNSISCIVITYNEEKNIRDCLESVKWADEIVIVDSGSNDKTLEIAKEYTDKIFQKKWQGYGPQKEYARQLASLNWVLSIDADERVSPELREEIILLKSEVRKEEAYYIPRRLFFLGKFLRFGGCSDKQIRLFRKEKAKFSDDIIHEKVIVDGKIGKLKNPILHYSYKDISDYFERFNQYSTLEAEKKVKSQKSKVKSKGLVLVFQVILCVFDFIKRYIFKLGFLDGIPGLLWALFSSFHRLIKYAKIWEKDKMTLQK
- a CDS encoding glycosyltransferase family 9 protein, which encodes MEPKRILLIQLRKIGDCLLTTPAVRAIKNRFKNARVVFLTEAPANEIFEENPYVDEVLVYNRRWNLLEYISFILRLRRMKFDLVIDFFSNPRSALITLLTGAKTKVGWNFRVRSFVYNVKVSLSGDKNRYSCLDKLDLLKPLGIYEEDCRLEFFCKDEEPKRANGFIIGLCAVASMEYNRWPAERFGFIADSLIEKYRAKIVLLYGPGEESYALEVKEKMRFKESVFDCQVFSLKKARAVIKGFNLYIGCDNGLKHIATSCDIPTVIVFGKTNPYNWTPPNNRLHRFIEYDPGCKEKCNVKKCKDYLCIKGVDKTRYLEIIEKTINELNLLHRNHL